From one Nanoarchaeota archaeon genomic stretch:
- a CDS encoding glycosyltransferase family 39 protein — MNETPGKPESILNKMSENYKKDKLLFTAIVLILALGIFFRVYQYNAEGALEGDSPGVVAGSLKWYYPHDYFPGLMHTYPPLGNIIFGAGCMLSGADFSPIIQQPQNFYPSIFPLIGEPYSRAEKYCVAPSYLASILLFLGLVVFSFSILDKYSAAYSIAFFAFFGIIIQWGRVIYYDVILWTLTIYGLLFLWRAYKAEKGNKKEYYCFLISAAFFGLATATKYTAVIFLPFAIFIILEKYSFGFFKHFSSMAKINLKTLSNPEKEEEGYSFFISAKYMIMSVIAFLFAMLLPYKFSLTDFFDVKNTFFTFYPNLGKVVISGSFPKFFIDFLFNISLFDAAIAIFSISTFIILLKKTAITRNASNNERFILYLVVLLIVSLTISAAFDYSINSGLGRRLILYVFGLVFLMSLAFSDAEYSIFSALNIKDSDKKRAVFFIFLSIYIVFSAASLFSAAPYYAQTKGPLCKLDEAQCITYPWPIHKLVSDTMKNMLKENETFYGINLHMYLRQKDDFIIWQIESQFQQKYGRPPTITEVSNIFDFEGRHIRYFIMSSFEPVFEGTIENKKEIFRNYEPKKVILINNIEAAYIYDLEDLVPRNATKSRTG; from the coding sequence ATGAATGAAACGCCTGGCAAACCCGAATCAATTCTTAACAAGATGTCGGAAAATTACAAAAAAGACAAGCTGCTATTCACTGCAATTGTTTTAATCCTCGCGCTAGGTATTTTTTTCAGAGTGTACCAATATAATGCTGAAGGTGCTCTTGAAGGGGATTCTCCGGGCGTAGTGGCCGGAAGCCTTAAATGGTATTATCCGCACGACTACTTTCCAGGCCTGATGCACACATACCCTCCTTTGGGAAACATAATTTTTGGTGCAGGGTGCATGCTTTCTGGCGCTGACTTCTCTCCAATAATCCAGCAGCCACAAAACTTCTATCCGTCAATATTTCCGTTAATCGGAGAGCCGTATAGCCGGGCAGAAAAATACTGCGTAGCGCCATCATACCTCGCATCCATCCTGTTATTCCTGGGTCTTGTTGTTTTCTCTTTTTCAATTCTTGACAAATATAGTGCAGCGTATTCAATTGCTTTTTTTGCATTCTTTGGCATTATTATCCAATGGGGTCGCGTAATATACTATGACGTGATTTTGTGGACATTAACAATATACGGGCTCTTATTTTTATGGCGGGCATACAAGGCAGAAAAAGGAAACAAAAAAGAATATTATTGTTTTCTAATTTCTGCAGCCTTTTTCGGGCTTGCGACTGCGACAAAATATACGGCCGTTATATTTCTTCCATTTGCGATATTTATCATATTGGAAAAATACTCATTCGGTTTCTTTAAGCATTTTTCCAGCATGGCAAAGATAAACTTAAAGACGCTCAGCAATCCGGAAAAAGAAGAAGAGGGCTACTCTTTTTTCATATCTGCAAAATACATGATAATGTCAGTTATTGCATTTTTATTCGCCATGCTTCTGCCATACAAATTCAGCCTGACTGACTTTTTTGATGTGAAAAATACATTTTTTACATTTTACCCTAATCTTGGAAAAGTTGTCATCAGCGGATCGTTTCCAAAATTCTTCATCGATTTCCTGTTCAATATCTCTTTATTTGACGCAGCCATCGCAATTTTTTCAATAAGCACATTCATAATATTATTGAAAAAGACTGCAATAACAAGAAATGCATCTAATAATGAACGCTTCATACTTTATCTAGTCGTATTGTTAATTGTGTCTTTAACAATATCCGCTGCTTTTGATTACAGCATAAATAGCGGGCTCGGGCGCAGATTGATTCTTTATGTTTTTGGATTAGTCTTCCTTATGTCTCTGGCATTTTCAGATGCAGAATACTCTATTTTTAGCGCTTTGAACATCAAAGATTCTGATAAAAAACGCGCCGTCTTCTTCATATTTTTATCCATTTATATAGTGTTTTCCGCAGCATCGCTCTTTTCTGCCGCACCGTATTATGCCCAAACAAAGGGGCCGCTATGTAAACTTGATGAGGCTCAATGTATAACATACCCGTGGCCCATACACAAACTCGTTTCAGACACTATGAAAAACATGCTAAAAGAAAATGAGACATTTTACGGAATTAATTTGCACATGTACCTCAGGCAAAAAGACGACTTTATAATATGGCAGATAGAATCGCAATTCCAGCAAAAATACGGGCGCCCGCCGACAATTACTGAAGTATCCAATATATTCGATTTTGAAGGCAGGCACATCAGGTATTTCATTATGTCCTCTTTTGAACCTGTTTTTGAAGGGACAATTGAAAATAAAAAAGAAATATTCCGCAATTACGAGCCCAAAAAAGTCATTCTAATAAACAACATTGAAGCCGCATACATATATGATCTTGAGGATCTCGTGCCTCGCAACGCAACAAAAAGCAGAACAGGATAA
- a CDS encoding GDP-mannose 4,6-dehydratase, whose product MKILITGGGGFIGTNLVEAFSKKGFDVTIFDNFSRETSVKNRAFIKKNYPDVKIIEADVRNFDAVKDAVVNKDAIVHAAAQVAVTTSIADPMLDKATNIDGTLNVLEAARKYGKAQAILFFSTNKVYGDNVNAVPLQEQKTRYDFAGELKGKGIPENFSIDAREHTPYGCSKLAADIYMQDYSQVFKMPTVVNRCSCMYGKNQYGNEDQGWIAHFVISALRKKAMSIYGDGKQVRDVLFASDVAALCIKEIENITEAKGNVFNIGGGPKNVISVKECLEEIGRNQLLPPISHHEWRPADQKVYYSDIRKAERILKWAPKVSPKEGIKELYAWAKENAVLQE is encoded by the coding sequence ATGAAAATTTTAATTACTGGTGGCGGAGGATTTATAGGAACAAACCTTGTGGAAGCATTCTCAAAAAAAGGCTTTGATGTTACAATATTTGACAACTTTTCAAGAGAGACTTCTGTAAAAAACAGGGCGTTCATAAAGAAGAATTACCCTGATGTCAAAATAATCGAGGCTGATGTAAGGAATTTTGATGCTGTTAAAGATGCTGTTGTAAACAAGGACGCTATAGTCCATGCCGCCGCCCAGGTGGCTGTAACCACATCTATTGCAGATCCTATGCTGGACAAGGCTACAAATATCGACGGCACTTTAAATGTTCTTGAAGCCGCGCGAAAGTATGGAAAAGCGCAGGCAATCTTATTCTTTTCAACCAACAAAGTATATGGCGATAATGTCAATGCAGTTCCTCTCCAAGAGCAGAAGACGCGATATGATTTTGCCGGCGAACTGAAAGGAAAGGGGATTCCTGAGAACTTTTCAATAGATGCGCGGGAGCACACGCCTTACGGATGCTCAAAACTTGCTGCAGACATCTACATGCAGGATTACAGCCAGGTTTTCAAGATGCCGACAGTAGTCAACCGCTGCAGCTGCATGTACGGGAAAAATCAGTACGGCAACGAGGACCAGGGCTGGATAGCACACTTTGTTATTTCTGCGCTGCGCAAAAAGGCGATGAGCATCTACGGCGACGGAAAACAGGTCCGGGACGTGCTTTTTGCAAGCGATGTTGCCGCGCTTTGCATAAAAGAAATAGAGAATATCACTGAGGCAAAGGGAAATGTTTTTAACATCGGCGGAGGGCCGAAAAATGTCATATCAGTAAAGGAATGCCTTGAAGAAATCGGCCGCAATCAGCTGCTTCCGCCAATAAGCCATCACGAATGGAGGCCTGCGGACCAGAAAGTCTATTACAGCGATATAAGGAAGGCGGAAAGAATTCTGAAGTGGGCGCCGAAAGTTTCGCCGAAGGAAGGGATAAAAGAGCTTTACGCATGGGCTAAGGAGAATGCGGTGTTGCAAGAATAA
- a CDS encoding glycosyltransferase family 4 protein yields the protein MNTCAYASEKLPARDIFEGINIYRLPYSNLKYYKIAPSVLKFAKNYDVIHIHGVGFFSDYFSLTKWLHGKPLVLSTHGGIFHTKNLSVLKKFYFFGWFRLVSSGISKIFAHSKNDLELFSKISKNKCAYVPYSIRYDFFDIARKPEKSTLLFVGRISENKRVDNLVKCAAEARKKIPGIKLFVVGGDWGRQKEAQAIAKSLGVEKNVFFEGEKHGKELLEYYKKSGIFVLASSYEGFGISAIEAMAAGCIPVLNDIQAFRAFINDGKNGFIVDFSDAKKAAERIIEINNLPLNIRNRIEAAAKKTAKEYDWAKTAGDIESFYGELI from the coding sequence TTGAATACCTGCGCATACGCGAGCGAAAAACTTCCTGCAAGGGATATTTTTGAAGGCATAAACATTTACCGGCTTCCATATTCTAATCTGAAATATTACAAAATCGCGCCTTCTGTCCTGAAATTCGCCAAAAACTATGATGTGATTCACATACATGGCGTCGGTTTCTTTTCAGATTATTTTTCCCTTACAAAATGGCTGCACGGAAAGCCGCTTGTTCTTTCGACGCACGGCGGAATATTTCATACAAAAAACTTGTCTGTTCTTAAGAAATTCTATTTTTTCGGATGGTTCAGGCTTGTTTCATCCGGCATAAGCAAGATATTTGCGCACAGCAAAAACGACCTTGAGCTGTTTTCAAAAATATCAAAAAACAAGTGCGCATATGTGCCTTATTCCATACGCTATGATTTTTTTGACATTGCGCGCAAGCCGGAAAAAAGTACATTGCTTTTTGTCGGAAGGATTTCAGAGAACAAGCGCGTCGACAATTTGGTAAAATGCGCTGCAGAAGCCAGGAAAAAAATCCCGGGCATAAAGCTGTTTGTTGTGGGCGGCGACTGGGGCAGACAAAAAGAGGCGCAAGCTATTGCAAAGTCCCTAGGTGTCGAAAAAAACGTATTTTTTGAAGGCGAAAAGCATGGAAAAGAACTTCTTGAATACTACAAAAAATCAGGCATTTTTGTGCTTGCATCAAGTTATGAGGGCTTTGGCATATCTGCAATTGAAGCCATGGCAGCGGGCTGCATACCGGTTTTGAATGATATCCAAGCGTTTCGCGCATTTATCAATGACGGAAAGAACGGATTTATTGTCGATTTCTCGGATGCAAAGAAGGCTGCTGAAAGAATAATAGAAATAAATAACTTGCCTTTGAATATACGCAATAGGATTGAAGCCGCTGCAAAGAAAACCGCAAAGGAATATGATTGGGCTAAAACAGCAGGGGATATAGAATCTTTTTATGGTGAATTGATATGA
- a CDS encoding class I SAM-dependent methyltransferase, giving the protein MNEIKNTANKGSIIPGDSRARKIIRKPANFLLYHYRKIFTSGKTFEINGKQYPYFYHIHNVTWKNERAVELSVALESLKKYEGKKILEIGNVLSHYIPITHDVVDKYEIADGVINEDVVDYKPSKKYDLILSISTMEHVGWDEEPKDPNKIPRAIENLKKCLSPGGAIIVTMPLGENPYLDELIKKRKIQFKKQYFLKRVSKNNDWVQVDLKDIENVKYDSPYRNANGIIIGII; this is encoded by the coding sequence ATGAATGAAATAAAAAACACAGCAAATAAAGGAAGCATTATTCCGGGCGACAGCAGAGCCAGAAAAATAATCAGAAAGCCGGCTAATTTTTTATTGTACCACTACCGCAAAATATTCACGTCAGGGAAAACATTTGAAATCAACGGAAAGCAATATCCATACTTTTATCACATCCATAATGTGACCTGGAAAAATGAGCGCGCAGTAGAACTTTCAGTCGCCCTTGAATCCTTGAAAAAATATGAGGGTAAGAAAATACTTGAAATCGGAAATGTTTTATCGCACTACATCCCGATCACACATGATGTTGTTGACAAATATGAGATTGCAGATGGCGTCATAAATGAAGATGTTGTGGATTACAAGCCGTCAAAAAAATATGACCTGATTTTAAGCATATCGACTATGGAACACGTGGGATGGGATGAAGAGCCAAAAGACCCGAATAAAATACCTAGAGCAATTGAAAACCTTAAAAAATGCCTTTCGCCGGGCGGAGCAATTATTGTTACAATGCCTCTTGGCGAAAATCCCTATTTGGATGAATTGATTAAAAAGAGAAAAATACAGTTCAAAAAACAATATTTCCTAAAACGGGTCTCTAAAAATAATGACTGGGTACAGGTCGATTTGAAAGATATTGAGAATGTGAAATACGACAGCCCTTACCGCAATGCAAACGGAATAATCATAGGCATTATTTAA
- a CDS encoding radical SAM protein: protein MKILAVNPPYIKGFSRQSRSPCVTKSGTLYMPYFLSYMVGVLEKEGFDVLLIDAVAKNMSRDQVMELAKRENPALVVIDTSTPSIYNDVAVADAIKEAVPTAHINLVGTHPTAMPHETIALGKIDSVCCSEYDYTVRDLAKALEAGKKLDSVAGLSFASGKKIVDNLPRELIKNLDELPFVSEVYKKHLNVRDYFYASLTFPQVTILTARGCPYSCSFCNSPFKGSYRSRSIENVVKELEYIQKELPEVKEIMFEDETFPAVKQRTIELCELMKKRGIKIKWSCNARVNTDMETLNVMKSAGCRLMCVGFESPNARVLESIHKRTTRDMQLEFMNNARRAGLLVNGCFVLGLDSDTKESIQETIDFSKELHPDTAQFYPLMVYPITEDYKRAKAKGYLTTEDYSKWLTPEGLHNCVVDRPGLSGAELVKICNKARRQFYLRPKYIAGKLVQGVKNPKEMARIIKAGATFVKHLK, encoded by the coding sequence ATGAAAATATTGGCAGTAAATCCACCTTATATTAAAGGGTTTTCGAGACAATCGCGCTCTCCCTGTGTTACAAAGAGCGGAACATTATACATGCCTTACTTCTTATCGTATATGGTGGGCGTTCTTGAAAAAGAAGGTTTTGACGTGTTGCTCATCGATGCCGTTGCAAAGAATATGTCGCGCGATCAAGTCATGGAACTTGCAAAGCGCGAGAATCCCGCTCTTGTTGTGATTGACACAAGCACGCCAAGCATCTATAATGATGTGGCTGTTGCAGATGCAATAAAAGAGGCAGTGCCAACGGCTCACATAAATCTTGTCGGAACGCACCCTACTGCGATGCCGCACGAGACTATTGCGCTTGGCAAAATCGATTCTGTCTGTTGCAGCGAATATGATTACACTGTAAGAGACCTTGCAAAAGCCCTTGAAGCGGGGAAAAAGCTTGACAGCGTTGCAGGGCTGAGCTTTGCGAGCGGCAAAAAAATTGTTGATAATCTGCCGCGCGAATTAATCAAAAATCTTGACGAGCTGCCGTTTGTCTCTGAAGTTTACAAGAAGCACCTGAATGTGCGCGATTATTTCTACGCATCGCTGACTTTTCCGCAAGTGACAATACTTACCGCGCGCGGATGCCCTTATTCATGCAGTTTTTGCAACAGCCCTTTTAAGGGATCATACCGCTCGCGCTCTATTGAAAATGTTGTCAAAGAGCTTGAATACATCCAGAAAGAACTGCCAGAAGTTAAGGAAATCATGTTTGAGGATGAGACATTTCCCGCAGTCAAGCAAAGGACTATTGAGCTTTGCGAGCTTATGAAAAAGCGCGGCATAAAAATCAAGTGGTCGTGCAACGCGCGCGTAAATACTGACATGGAAACACTTAATGTGATGAAATCCGCAGGATGCAGGCTCATGTGCGTTGGCTTTGAAAGCCCGAACGCAAGGGTGCTCGAATCAATACATAAAAGGACCACGAGAGATATGCAGCTTGAGTTCATGAACAATGCAAGACGCGCAGGGCTTCTTGTTAATGGCTGCTTTGTTTTGGGCCTTGACAGCGACACAAAAGAAAGCATACAGGAGACTATTGATTTTTCAAAGGAACTGCATCCGGATACTGCACAGTTTTATCCGCTCATGGTTTATCCGATAACTGAGGATTACAAGCGCGCAAAAGCAAAAGGGTATCTTACAACAGAAGATTATTCAAAATGGCTGACTCCTGAGGGGTTGCATAATTGCGTTGTTGACAGACCCGGATTGAGCGGAGCCGAGCTTGTTAAGATTTGCAATAAGGCGCGAAGGCAGTTTTACCTGCGGCCAAAATATATTGCAGGAAAGCTTGTCCAGGGAGTGAAAAATCCAAAGGAAATGGCGCGGATAATCAAGGCAGGCGCGACGTTTGTCAAGCATCTGAAATAA
- a CDS encoding GDP-mannose 4,6-dehydratase, producing the protein MSKELVTGGFGFIGTNLVRRLVADGRDVVAVDNQFLGRVENLDGVNCEKIVCDICNFQKLKNIVETHDIKKIYHLAGFSSAPMFKDHSERIISNLTGFKNILELAATRKINVVYATTSSLYARCQKPYTEDMKIVPGTPYELSKYLMEITAQMYLQYFGVSAKGARFFSVYGPYESHKTQYANNATQFLWDLRAGRAPIIYGDGTQTRDFTYVSDVVEALMNIMEKGKDAEIYNVGTGIEYSFNQLVGILNKKLGTNIKPTYVKNPLKNYVQSTLSDISKIKREIGWAPKMPFEDGLKKSIEFYSKNPQKEL; encoded by the coding sequence ATGTCAAAAGAACTCGTAACCGGAGGATTCGGATTCATAGGGACTAACCTGGTCAGGCGGCTTGTAGCCGATGGACGGGATGTCGTGGCTGTTGATAATCAATTTCTTGGCCGCGTCGAAAATCTCGACGGCGTAAACTGCGAAAAAATTGTATGCGATATCTGTAATTTCCAGAAGCTTAAAAACATAGTTGAAACGCACGACATTAAAAAAATATACCATCTGGCCGGATTCTCGAGCGCGCCGATGTTTAAAGACCATTCAGAACGCATAATAAGCAACCTCACCGGATTCAAAAACATTCTTGAGCTTGCCGCAACCCGTAAAATAAATGTAGTCTACGCAACTACGAGCTCTCTTTATGCGAGATGCCAAAAACCATATACGGAGGATATGAAAATTGTCCCGGGAACACCTTATGAACTCAGCAAATACCTGATGGAAATCACAGCGCAGATGTACCTCCAGTATTTTGGCGTTTCTGCAAAGGGCGCGCGCTTCTTTTCCGTATACGGGCCATACGAATCGCACAAAACGCAGTATGCAAATAATGCGACCCAGTTTCTTTGGGACCTCCGGGCAGGGCGCGCTCCAATAATTTATGGCGACGGAACGCAGACGCGCGACTTCACATATGTGAGCGACGTTGTTGAGGCGCTCATGAATATCATGGAAAAGGGAAAAGATGCCGAAATCTACAATGTCGGAACAGGAATTGAATACTCATTCAATCAGCTTGTAGGGATTTTAAACAAAAAGCTTGGCACAAACATAAAGCCGACATACGTAAAAAACCCGCTTAAAAATTACGTGCAAAGCACGCTTTCGGATATCTCAAAAATAAAGCGCGAAATCGGATGGGCTCCTAAAATGCCTTTTGAAGATGGGCTTAAAAAAAGCATAGAATTCTATTCAAAGAATCCGCAAAAAGAGCTTTAA
- a CDS encoding glycosyltransferase, translating to MISVIMPSYNSEKTIGNCIKALQLQSIKNYEVVDKEGSTAYISQKFEIIVVDDGSIDKTVDIVKSFKNVKFFKRQHKGPASARNFGARMARGNILLFTDSDCEPEENWIAEMAAPFSDKIVVGVSGTYRTRQKEIIARFAQYEIEERHAKMAGMKSIDFIGTFSAGYRKDIFEKFGGFDESFSTSAGEDPELSFRIAESGYRIISQGSKLFQTSSEKPKAERKDFGTLTAPKMVFAPKAIVYHTHPNTLMKYLRQKYRNARWRYRVYQKREKTLKKGHSYTPKSAFLEIFFAGLFFSSALSDVVRWIIFQKMPPFSWIVIYQIIPTIAILFLSLPLLIHIFKRDILVGFWAFVIILFRAFATGFGVFRGFADDVFRRLKK from the coding sequence ATGATTTCTGTAATAATGCCATCCTACAATTCCGAGAAGACAATAGGCAACTGCATCAAGGCGCTTCAGTTGCAGAGCATTAAAAATTACGAGGTTGTTGATAAAGAAGGAAGCACTGCATATATAAGCCAGAAATTTGAGATTATTGTTGTCGACGACGGCTCAATTGATAAAACTGTAGATATTGTCAAATCTTTCAAAAATGTTAAGTTCTTTAAGCGCCAGCACAAAGGCCCGGCATCTGCGCGCAATTTCGGCGCGAGAATGGCGCGCGGAAACATACTATTATTTACGGATTCCGACTGCGAGCCGGAGGAGAACTGGATTGCGGAAATGGCCGCGCCTTTCTCGGATAAAATTGTTGTCGGAGTTTCAGGCACTTACAGGACGCGCCAGAAGGAAATTATCGCAAGATTTGCGCAGTATGAAATCGAGGAGAGGCACGCGAAAATGGCGGGAATGAAATCTATTGATTTTATCGGGACGTTCTCTGCAGGGTACCGCAAGGATATATTTGAAAAATTCGGCGGATTTGACGAGTCGTTTTCAACATCCGCCGGAGAGGACCCTGAGCTTTCATTTAGAATTGCCGAGTCGGGCTATAGGATCATCTCGCAAGGCTCGAAGCTTTTTCAGACATCGTCTGAAAAGCCTAAAGCGGAGCGCAAGGATTTTGGGACTTTGACAGCCCCAAAAATGGTTTTCGCGCCTAAAGCCATTGTTTACCACACACACCCTAACACTTTAATGAAGTACTTGCGCCAAAAATACAGAAACGCGCGATGGAGATACAGAGTTTACCAAAAAAGAGAAAAAACGCTCAAAAAAGGGCATTCATATACGCCAAAGAGCGCCTTTTTGGAAATCTTTTTTGCAGGACTATTTTTTTCCTCTGCACTTAGTGATGTTGTGCGTTGGATTATTTTTCAAAAGATGCCGCCATTTTCATGGATTGTAATATATCAAATAATTCCAACAATAGCAATATTATTTCTTTCTTTACCTTTGCTAATACACATATTCAAAAGAGATATTCTGGTTGGATTTTGGGCATTTGTTATAATACTGTTCAGAGCATTTGCAACTGGTTTTGGTGTTTTCCGCGGTTTTGCGGATGATGTATTTAGGAGGCTTAAAAAATGA
- a CDS encoding B12-binding domain-containing radical SAM protein encodes MRILCLNPGPSGSIDKKELFVKEGRCMERSGAWSNLRMPISLAYISSILKKDGHEVRLIDDIAEYSLNDKTKLDSILEKFQPDLAIINTSLPSVLTEDMFAVKKIKEKYPKAIIAMIGVAPTLITGEILKAGPVDICIRKEPEMISKEISACIASGKDWKRVLGISFVHNKAIVTNPDAPLVDINALPMPDFDSLPLDAYRTPIDRKKQVLIDVSRGCPYKCIYCTGTKFYGHDFRYRNPEKVLEEIEHVKKLGVRKILFWADTFTFNKKFVIDLCNGMVERGLEKDMSWVVNSRVNTIDQEMLKHMDEANCFLVAFGAESGNQEILNYVNKGITLEQTRNAFKWVHETNIESAAHIVFGLAPFETETTIKKTLDFVKEIKPNYANFHIATPYPGTELYARYDKEGYIINKEYTRLESPKANITLPNLSNNDLEHWRDKAFFDFYVTPRIAIQELKKVRSFPHLYNLVTNGLWFMQGWMNARKL; translated from the coding sequence ATGCGAATTCTCTGCCTCAATCCTGGGCCTTCCGGCAGCATTGACAAAAAAGAGCTGTTTGTGAAAGAAGGCAGGTGTATGGAGCGAAGCGGCGCGTGGAGCAATCTGCGCATGCCGATAAGCCTTGCGTACATATCAAGCATACTCAAAAAAGACGGACATGAAGTCCGGCTTATTGACGATATTGCAGAATATTCCTTAAACGACAAAACAAAGCTTGACTCAATCCTTGAAAAATTCCAGCCGGACCTGGCAATAATAAACACATCACTGCCTTCTGTGCTGACCGAAGACATGTTTGCAGTCAAAAAAATCAAGGAGAAATACCCGAAAGCAATTATTGCAATGATTGGCGTTGCTCCCACGCTCATCACAGGCGAAATACTGAAAGCAGGCCCTGTTGATATCTGCATAAGGAAAGAGCCGGAAATGATATCAAAAGAGATTTCTGCCTGTATCGCATCCGGAAAAGACTGGAAAAGAGTATTGGGCATAAGCTTTGTCCATAACAAGGCAATAGTAACGAATCCGGACGCGCCTCTTGTTGATATAAACGCGCTTCCGATGCCGGATTTTGATTCTCTTCCTCTTGATGCTTATAGAACTCCGATAGACAGGAAAAAACAGGTATTAATAGATGTTTCAAGAGGATGCCCCTACAAGTGCATCTATTGCACTGGAACAAAATTTTACGGCCACGATTTCAGGTACAGGAATCCGGAAAAGGTTCTTGAAGAAATAGAGCATGTAAAAAAACTGGGTGTTCGAAAAATACTCTTCTGGGCAGATACTTTCACATTCAATAAAAAATTCGTGATTGATTTGTGCAATGGAATGGTTGAACGCGGGCTTGAAAAAGACATGTCCTGGGTTGTTAATTCGCGCGTGAACACAATCGACCAGGAAATGCTAAAGCATATGGATGAAGCAAACTGCTTCCTTGTAGCTTTCGGAGCTGAAAGCGGCAACCAGGAAATACTGAATTATGTGAACAAGGGCATAACTCTCGAGCAGACGCGAAATGCCTTCAAGTGGGTTCATGAAACCAATATAGAGAGCGCTGCGCATATCGTATTCGGCCTCGCGCCCTTTGAGACTGAAACGACAATCAAAAAAACTCTTGATTTTGTAAAAGAGATAAAGCCCAATTACGCGAATTTCCACATAGCGACGCCGTACCCGGGAACAGAGCTTTACGCGCGCTACGACAAGGAAGGATACATAATAAACAAGGAATACACGCGCCTCGAATCGCCCAAGGCAAACATAACGCTTCCGAATCTTTCAAACAACGACCTTGAACACTGGCGCGACAAGGCCTTTTTCGACTTTTATGTTACTCCAAGAATCGCAATTCAGGAATTGAAAAAAGTGCGGTCGTTTCCGCATCTGTACAATCTTGTCACTAACGGATTATGGTTTATGCAGGGATGGATGAATGCAAGAAAACTCTAA
- a CDS encoding glycosyltransferase family 2 protein translates to MKVTLVLLTLNEIIPVKEMYPKIPFDAVDEVIAVDGGSKDGTIEFFKKQGIKVVVQKERGRGRGFMYGLQNAKGDYILYFSPDGNENPKDIPRLVAEAKKGYDIVAGSRFMDGGKSDDSDDPLHVRNLGNHFFTAIINLFYGSKYTDAVNGFRIVKKSALENMKLDATEYEIEFQMSIRAAKNKLKVAEIPTIEMERIGGARKAQTFRMGWRFSIFFLKELFKK, encoded by the coding sequence ATGAAAGTAACCCTTGTCCTTTTAACACTGAATGAAATCATTCCGGTAAAGGAAATGTATCCGAAAATACCGTTTGATGCAGTTGATGAAGTGATTGCGGTTGACGGAGGCTCGAAAGACGGCACAATAGAATTCTTCAAAAAACAGGGAATAAAGGTTGTTGTCCAGAAAGAGCGCGGCCGCGGAAGAGGTTTCATGTACGGTCTCCAAAATGCAAAGGGAGATTATATTCTTTATTTCAGCCCGGACGGAAACGAAAATCCCAAAGACATCCCACGGCTTGTAGCAGAAGCAAAAAAAGGATATGACATTGTGGCGGGATCCCGCTTCATGGATGGCGGAAAAAGCGACGACAGCGATGATCCGCTGCATGTGCGAAATCTAGGCAATCATTTTTTTACTGCGATAATAAACCTTTTTTACGGCTCAAAATACACTGATGCAGTCAATGGATTCCGGATAGTCAAAAAAAGCGCGCTTGAAAACATGAAACTTGATGCAACCGAATATGAAATAGAATTCCAGATGTCGATTCGCGCGGCAAAAAATAAGCTCAAAGTCGCAGAGATTCCGACAATAGAAATGGAGCGGATAGGCGGTGCGCGCAAAGCGCAGACATTTCGGATGGGCTGGAGATTCTCAATATTTTTCTTAAAAGAGCTTTTTAAAAAATAA